The following nucleotide sequence is from Vibrio fluvialis.
ACGAGTTATCCACAGTTGAGTCACTAAAGTAAACGAAATTAATGTGATATGTATGCATAAACAGGGGTTTTTGTACGATTCGCTGGGAGGCTAGTGTGCTGGAAAAGCGCATTTTCTCCAATGTGTGTGGATAACAGCGTGATTGGTGGATCTTTGAGCGCTTTAAGTGGGCGAATGATCTTTCATCATTTTTCAATCAAGCTTATTCGCTGATTTATGTTTTAAATTATGATTTTTAACAATAAATTTGTTTTTTTTTCTGCTGGTGATAGCAATGCGATGTGACTAGTATGACGGATTTTTTGCACAGTTCACGAGCTTCTGCACATGGTTATTCACAGAAAACGTGAATAAATGTGGTCTATGTCGCACTCTTCTGTTGATAACTTAAGTTTTGAGCAAAACTTATTCAATTTGAATGTTATCCGCAATAAATATCGTGTGAATCACATTAGTAAGTTTGCTCCCGTTGGGGATATGTGGAAAAATCAAAGCAATTAAGATTTTACTAGAGGTTTGCCAGTGATAGATGGCGATGGTTACCGACTCAATGTGGGTATTGTGATTTGTAACAACCATGGTCAGGTATTCTGGGCGAAACGATACGGGCAACACTCATGGCAATTCCCGCAAGGTGGAATTGATGAGGGTGAATCTCCTGAGCAGGCGATGTTTCGGGAGCTTTACGAAGAGGTTGGCTTAACGAAGAAGGACGTCAAAATCATTGCGACCAGTCGGCATTGGCTAAGATACAAGTTGCCAAAACGTTTGGTGCGATGGGATTCGCAGCCTGTCTGTATTGGACAAAAACAGAAATGGTTCTTACTGCGTCTGGAATGTGATGAATCAAAAATCAACATGCAGCGTGGTAATGCCCCTGAATTTGATGGTTGGCGCTGGGTGAGTTACTGGTATCCGGTGAGACAAGTGGTCTCTTTCAAACGTGACGTTTATCGTCGGGCGATGAAAGAATTTGCGTCATTGGCGATGCCGTTTAAAGAACGTAAAGTAAAAGGTAAGCGCAAAAATCGAAGAGGATAGAGATGCTCTCTCAGCTAAGGGATATAGTTGAACAGGTTTCAAAAGTTGAAGATGTCTATCAGGCGTTGGATATTTTTGTAAAACAGACATGCAGTGCGATGAATACTGAATGTTGTACTGTCTATTTAGCAAACGAAGAGATGCATCGCCTGGAATTGATGGCTACTCAAGGTCTGAAATTCAAAGGCGACAAAATTCTGATCGATTTCGATGAAGGTCTGGTTGGTTTGGTGAAGCGTTCTGCCGAACCCATCAACCTGGCTGAAGCGTCTAAACACCCCAATTTTAAATATTTCAAAGAGCTGGGCGAAGAGGTGTATAACTCTTTTCTCGGCACTCCGATTATCTACCGCAAACAAGTGTTAGGTGTGCTGGTTGTTCAGCAGAAATCACCGCGCCTGTTCAGTGAGATGGAAGTCTCTTTCCTGGTCACGCTGGCAGCGCAGCTGGCGGTGATCGTTGCACATGCGCAAACACAAGGTCACTGGCTGCTGACGAAAAAGCAGCAAGCCATCAGCGGTATTCCTGCTTCTTCT
It contains:
- the rppH gene encoding RNA pyrophosphohydrolase, whose amino-acid sequence is MIDGDGYRLNVGIVICNNHGQVFWAKRYGQHSWQFPQGGIDEGESPEQAMFRELYEEVGLTKKDVKIIATSRHWLRYKLPKRLVRWDSQPVCIGQKQKWFLLRLECDESKINMQRGNAPEFDGWRWVSYWYPVRQVVSFKRDVYRRAMKEFASLAMPFKERKVKGKRKNRRG